The Episyrphus balteatus chromosome 4, idEpiBalt1.1, whole genome shotgun sequence genome includes a window with the following:
- the LOC129919044 gene encoding cartilage oligomeric matrix protein-like: protein MSIVLYMILFAAFSLTANAWSHVKENHISERNTSGDIVRLKNYAAPNGCLKLKIQSENKVKIRLNAKRKPNYNVMHFTIILQNSFSRIENSKHLNGMATALTPNILNGSESNGFWIRWKNNFIRIGRDGDEVPFLSWEDKFDMPPIDIVNGNVNVINGTWSIETGQCTTPGMIFSPSLFVGKTPVWRTVSEEPSSVIKEVKTNPKRKYWFKLGLRNCFTFNVSAKQSVNLGMAARRGRRNILYEIEIGYSKGVDAKLVDKNNNTLSDIRIRDILNATESRGFWIYRSENIIKIGRSTETDAFLALEGEDLFGIKNIGIGTPLGNGEWLIDEGICKIPTVCSKLPIRTGLCCWVPADDNIISNTNSENYWSNLHVVKSAFYEDIFKPGILQPVEGSKISPSDSSLYDAFSPCDGQWVEVSKSKFFPPNVFPIGVNENGEQLFVGRTMNNNGTYIVGKVQKMEKLYVLKKHDKELYLSDIEVFQLRKNLRSECIQTVENPFFKCISCPRGTIPNGNKCDDINECEHNQPCFSKESCINLNPGFKCKPCPAGLDGNHAKGYKSTFLSPDYQPQTCDIDIDECKLGLAHCKPNSECINTIGSYNCKKCEKGFIKNGTCSPLSEDMCPDGTICHKNAICMAIDNFNFGCQCFVGWAGDGFDCGPDSDIDGWPNSKLNCSGMRCMNDNCPNTPNAGQEDADNDGIGDSCDDDADGDSISNPSDNCPFVKNYDQTDTDSDGRGDACDNCRLIPNQQQIDTDGDGIGDDCDDDIDGDGIINNVDICQRISNRIQSDLDNDGVGDECDNCPSIHNPNQADSDDDLVGDECDTDIDDDRDGVQDDLDNCQNIGNPDQLDTDGDGRGDACDSDIDNDDILNYKDNCPLVFNPNQTDIDVSGKGDICENDEDLDRIPNYLDNCPINFKLHTTDFRAYQTVVFGTTSISDGLPVWEPIANGTEIIQKLNSDPGAAIGYPAFGDVDYRGTFYIRTSDNLVDDDFVGFVFSYQSNKKFYVVTWKRNEQAFWESEPFIAVGEPGITIKLVNSLTGPGDWLQSSLWHNQDTPGQVKVLWKNPLNEGWKFDTAYRWTLIHRPAIGLIRLGIYDGDKLVADSQNIYDSTLQGGRLGVYCFSQELITWSNLVINCNSRVPINVFNELPDDLKLKVEIDTKIE from the exons atgagtattgttttgtatatgatACTTTTTGCAGCTTTTTCACTAACTGCAAATGCGTGGAGTCATGTTAAAGAAAATCATATAAGTG AACGCAATACTTCTGGCGATATTGTTCGTTTAAAAAACTATGCAGCTCCAAATGGTTGTCTAAAACTGAAAATACAATCCGAAAACAAGGTCAAAATTAGACTTAATGCTAAACGCAAACCGAATTACAATGTAATgcattttacaataattctacaaaattcattttcaagaaTTGAAAATAGCAAACATCTTAATGGAATGGCAACCGCACTTACACCGAATATCTTAAATGGAAGTGAGTCGAATGGATTTTGGATTCGctggaaaaataatttcatcAGAATCGGACGGGATGGTGATGAGGTACCATTTTTGTCTTGGGAGGATAAATTTGATATGCCACCAATTGATATTGTTAATGGAAATGTTAACGTTATAAATGGGACATGGTCCATAGAAACAG GTCAATGCACAACTCCAGGAATGATATTTTCACCTTCGCTTTTTGTCGGAAAGACTCCTGTTTGGAGAACCGTTTCTGAGGAACCTTCTTCTGTTATCAAAG AAGTTAAAACCAATCCAAAGCGAAAATATTGGTTCAAACTGGGTCTTCGGAACTGTTTTACATTTAACGTTAGTGCTAAACAATCAGTCAATCTTGGAATGGCTGCAAGACGGGGAAGAAGGAACATCCtttatgaaattgaaattggctACTCGAAAGGTGTTGACGCAAAATTGGTTGACAAAAATAACAACACCTTATCCGATATACGAATCCGCGATATCCTTAATGCTACAGAATCGCGTGGCTTTTGGATATATCGAagtgaaaatattattaaaatcggACGTTCAACGGAAACAGATGCTTTTCTGGCATTGGAAGGTGAAGATTTGTTTGGAATTAAGAATATTGGTATTGGAACTCCACTTGGTAATGGAGAAtggttaattgatgaag gTATTTGTAAGATTCCAACAGTTTGCTCCAAACTACCCATTAGAACTGGATTGTGCTGTTGGGTACCAGCCGATGATAATATCATTTCAAATACAAACTCTGAGAACTATTGGAGTAATTTGCATGTTGTTAAAAGTGCCTTCTATGAAGATATATTTAAACCCGGTATACTTCAGCCTGTCGAAGGATCAAAAATTAGTCCTTCCGATAGCAGTTTATATGACGCTTTTAGTCCTTGTGATGGGCAATGGGTGGAagtatcaaaatcaaaattctttccACCAAATGTATTTCCAATCGGAGTAAATGAAAATGGAGAACAACTTTTTGTTGGGCGGACAATGAATAATAATGGAACATATATCGTTGGCAAAGTGCAGAAGATGgaaaaattgtatgttttgaaaaaacatgatAAAGAGTTATACCTAAGTGATATCGAAGTTTTTCAGCTAAGGAAGAATTTGA GATCTGAATGCATACAAACAGttgaaaatccattttttaaatgtatttcgTGTCCTCGAGGAACAATACCAAATGGAAACAAATGTGACGACATAAACGAATGCGAACACAATCAACCATGCTTTTCAAAAGAGAGTTGTATCAATCTTAATCCAGGTTTTAAATGTAAACCCTGTCCAGCAGGTCTCGATGGAAATCATGCTAAAG GATACAAATCCACTTTCCTATCGCCGGACTATCAACCACAAACTTGTGATATAGACATAGATGAGTGTAAACTTGGGCTGGCACACTGTAAACCAAATTCAGAATGCATTAATACAATA GGATCGTACAATtgtaaaaaatgtgaaaaaggtTTCATAAAGAACGGAACATGCTCTCCTCTGTCCGAAGACATGTGTCCTGATGGCACCATCTGTCACAAAAATGCCATATGTATGGCAATTGATAATTTTAACTTTGGATGCCAATGTTTTGTTGGTTGGGCAGGTGATGGATTTGACTGTGGTCCTGATAGCGATATTGACGGATGGCcaaattcaaaattgaattgctCTGGTATGCGATGCATGAATGACAACTGTCCGAATACTCCGAATGCTGGCCAAGAAGATGCAGATAATGATGGTATTGGAGATTCCTGTGACGATGATGCAGATGGAGATTCTATTTCAAATCCAAGTGATAACTGTCCGTTCGTAAAAAATTACGATCAAACTGATACTGATTCGGATGGTCGTGGTGATGCTTGTGACAATTGTCGTTTAATTCCAAATCAACAACAAATTGATACTGATGGTGATGGAATTGGGGACGATTGTGATGATGATATTGACGGGGATGGGATTATCAATAATGTTGACATCTGTCAAAGAATTTCAAATCGAATTCAATCCGATCTTGATAATGATGGAGTTGGCGATGAATGTGACAATTGTCCTTCTATACATAATCCGAATCAAGCTGATAGCGATGATGATTTGGTGGGAGATGAATGTGATACTGACATTGATGATGATCGTGATGGAGTTCAGGATGACCTCGATAATTGTCAAAATATTGGAAATCCCGATCAATTGGATACTGATGGAGATGGAAG GGGAGATGCATGTGATTCTGATATTGACAACGATGATATCCTGAATTATAAGGACAATTGTCCATTAGTTTTCAATCCAAATCAAACGGATATTGatg TCAGTGGAAAAGGAGATATTTGCGAAAACGATGAGGACTTGGATAGAATACCAAATTATCTTGACAATTGTcctattaatttcaaattacatACAACCGACTTTCGAGCATATCAAACCGTAGTTTTTGGTACAACCAGTATTTCAGATGGCCTGCCTGTTTGGGAACCTATCGCAAATGGTACagaaattattcaaaaacttaacaGTGATCCTGGCGCAGCAATAGGGTATCCAGCTTTTGGAGATGTCGATTATCGAGGAACATTTTACATTCGCACTTCTGATAATTTGGTTGATGATGATTTTGTAGGCTTCGTTTTTAGTTACCAAAGTAATAAGAAATTTTATGTCGTTACTTGGAAACGAAACGAGCAAGCATTTTGGGAAAGTGAACCATTTATTGCGGTTGGTGAGCCAGGAATAACAATTAAATTGGTCAATAGTTTAACTGGTCCTGGTGATTGGTTGCAATCAAGTCTCTGGCATAATCAGGATACTCCTGGCCAGGTTAAAGTTTTATGGAAAAATCCACTGAATGAAGGATGGAAATTTGATACAGCTTACAGGTGGACCTTGATTCATCGTCCTGCTATTGGCCTTATTCGATTGGG gatATATGATGGAGATAAGCTGGTTGCGGACTCACAAAACATTTATGATTCAACACTTCAGGGAGGACGTTTGGGAGTTTATTGTTTTTCACAAGAGCTTATTACTTGGTCGAATTTGGTTATAAATTgcaatt CTCGAGTTCCAATCAACGTTTTTAATGAATTACCTGACGACTTAAAACTAAAAGTTgaaattgatacaaaaattgagtaa